From Macaca fascicularis isolate 582-1 chromosome 14, T2T-MFA8v1.1, a single genomic window includes:
- the FOXR1 gene encoding forkhead box protein R1 isoform X1, translating to MISAHYKLCFPGSSDSPASASQVAGTTVARYKLRIVKPPKLPLEKKPNPDKDGPDYEPNLWMWVNPNIVYPPGKLEVPGPRKREDLTSTLPLSQPPQKEEDASCSEATGVESLSRSSSKWSPPRKRFAFSPSTWELTEEEEAEDQEDSSSVALPSPHKRAPLQSRRLRQASSQAGRLWSRPPLNYFHLIALALRNSPPCGLNVQQIYSFTRKHFPFFRTAPEGWKNTVRHNLCFRDSFEKVPVSMQGGASTRPRSCLWKLTEEGHRRFAEEARALASTRLESIQQCMSQPGVKTCRAWAQGEET from the exons atgatctcagctcactacaaactctgcttcccaggttcaagtgattctcctgcctcagcctcccaagtagctggaactacag TTGCCAGGTATAAACTCCGAATTGTTAAGCCACCAAAATTACCCCTAGAGAAAAAACCCAACCCTGATAAGGATG GTCCAGATTATGAACCCAACCTCTGGATGTGGGTAAACCCCAACATCGTGTATCCCCCTGGAAAACTGGAGGTCCCAGGACCTAGGAAGAGGGAGGATCTGACAAGCACACTTCCCTTGTCTCAGCCACCACAGAAGGAGGAAGATGCCAGCTGCTCAGAAGCCACAGGGGTGGAATCACTGTCCCGGTCCTCCAGCAAGTGGTCTCCCCCTCGGAAGCGCTTTGCCTTTTCCCCCAGCACCTGGGAG CTCacagaagaggaggaggctgaggaccAGGAAGACAGCTCCTCTGTGGCTCTCCCATCCCCTCACAAAAGGGCCCCCCTCCAGAGTCGGAGGCTTCGGCAAGCCAGCAGCCAGGCGGGGAGGCTCTGGTCCCGGCCCCCTCTCAATTACTTCCACCTAATTGCCCTGGCATTAAGAAACAGTCCCCCCTGTGGCCTCAACGTGCAACAGATCTACAGTTTCACTCG AAAACACTTCCCCTTTTTCCGGACAGCCCCGGAAGGCTGGAAGAATACTGTCCGTCACAATCTCTGTTTTCGAGACAGCTTTGAGAAAGTGCCTGTCAGCATGCAGGGTGGGGCCAGCACACGGCCTCGATCTTGCCTCTGGAAGTTGACCGAGGAGGGACACCGCCGCTTTGCGGAGGAGGCCCGCGCCTTGGCTTCCACTCGGCTGGAAAGTATCCAGCAGTGCATGAGCCAGCCAGGTGTGAAGACTTGTCGTGCGTGGGCCCAAGGGGAGGAGACCTGA
- the FOXR1 gene encoding forkhead box protein R1 isoform X2: MISAHYKLCFPGSSDSPASASQVAGTTVARYKLRIVKPPKLPLEKKPNPDKDGPDYEPNLWMWVNPNIVYPPGKLEVPGPRKREDLTSTLPLSQPPQKEEDASCSEATGVESLSRSSSKWSPPRKRFAFSPSTWELTEEEEAEDQEDSSSVALPSPHKRAPLQSRRLRQASSQAGRLWSRPPLNYFHLIALALRNSPPCGLNVQQIYSFTRKHFPFFRTAPEGWKNTVRHNLCFRDSFEKVPVSMQGGASTRPRSCLWKLTEEGHRRFAEEARALASTRLESIQQCMSQPDVMPFLFDL, encoded by the exons atgatctcagctcactacaaactctgcttcccaggttcaagtgattctcctgcctcagcctcccaagtagctggaactacag TTGCCAGGTATAAACTCCGAATTGTTAAGCCACCAAAATTACCCCTAGAGAAAAAACCCAACCCTGATAAGGATG GTCCAGATTATGAACCCAACCTCTGGATGTGGGTAAACCCCAACATCGTGTATCCCCCTGGAAAACTGGAGGTCCCAGGACCTAGGAAGAGGGAGGATCTGACAAGCACACTTCCCTTGTCTCAGCCACCACAGAAGGAGGAAGATGCCAGCTGCTCAGAAGCCACAGGGGTGGAATCACTGTCCCGGTCCTCCAGCAAGTGGTCTCCCCCTCGGAAGCGCTTTGCCTTTTCCCCCAGCACCTGGGAG CTCacagaagaggaggaggctgaggaccAGGAAGACAGCTCCTCTGTGGCTCTCCCATCCCCTCACAAAAGGGCCCCCCTCCAGAGTCGGAGGCTTCGGCAAGCCAGCAGCCAGGCGGGGAGGCTCTGGTCCCGGCCCCCTCTCAATTACTTCCACCTAATTGCCCTGGCATTAAGAAACAGTCCCCCCTGTGGCCTCAACGTGCAACAGATCTACAGTTTCACTCG AAAACACTTCCCCTTTTTCCGGACAGCCCCGGAAGGCTGGAAGAATACTGTCCGTCACAATCTCTGTTTTCGAGACAGCTTTGAGAAAGTGCCTGTCAGCATGCAGGGTGGGGCCAGCACACGGCCTCGATCTTGCCTCTGGAAGTTGACCGAGGAGGGACACCGCCGCTTTGCGGAGGAGGCCCGCGCCTTGGCTTCCACTCGGCTGGAAAGTATCCAGCAGTGCATGAGCCAGCCAG
- the FOXR1 gene encoding forkhead box protein R1 isoform X4 — protein sequence MEFSFRSRLKCLWATQVKISIARYKLRIVKPPKLPLEKKPNPDKDGPDYEPNLWMWVNPNIVYPPGKLEVPGPRKREDLTSTLPLSQPPQKEEDASCSEATGVESLSRSSSKWSPPRKRFAFSPSTWELTEEEEAEDQEDSSSVALPSPHKRAPLQSRRLRQASSQAGRLWSRPPLNYFHLIALALRNSPPCGLNVQQIYSFTRKHFPFFRTAPEGWKNTVRHNLCFRDSFEKVPVSMQGGASTRPRSCLWKLTEEGHRRFAEEARALASTRLESIQQCMSQPGVKTCRAWAQGEET from the exons ATGGAATTCAGTTTTAGAAGCCGTCTGAAGTGCCTGTGGGCTACCCAAGTAAAGATATCCA TTGCCAGGTATAAACTCCGAATTGTTAAGCCACCAAAATTACCCCTAGAGAAAAAACCCAACCCTGATAAGGATG GTCCAGATTATGAACCCAACCTCTGGATGTGGGTAAACCCCAACATCGTGTATCCCCCTGGAAAACTGGAGGTCCCAGGACCTAGGAAGAGGGAGGATCTGACAAGCACACTTCCCTTGTCTCAGCCACCACAGAAGGAGGAAGATGCCAGCTGCTCAGAAGCCACAGGGGTGGAATCACTGTCCCGGTCCTCCAGCAAGTGGTCTCCCCCTCGGAAGCGCTTTGCCTTTTCCCCCAGCACCTGGGAG CTCacagaagaggaggaggctgaggaccAGGAAGACAGCTCCTCTGTGGCTCTCCCATCCCCTCACAAAAGGGCCCCCCTCCAGAGTCGGAGGCTTCGGCAAGCCAGCAGCCAGGCGGGGAGGCTCTGGTCCCGGCCCCCTCTCAATTACTTCCACCTAATTGCCCTGGCATTAAGAAACAGTCCCCCCTGTGGCCTCAACGTGCAACAGATCTACAGTTTCACTCG AAAACACTTCCCCTTTTTCCGGACAGCCCCGGAAGGCTGGAAGAATACTGTCCGTCACAATCTCTGTTTTCGAGACAGCTTTGAGAAAGTGCCTGTCAGCATGCAGGGTGGGGCCAGCACACGGCCTCGATCTTGCCTCTGGAAGTTGACCGAGGAGGGACACCGCCGCTTTGCGGAGGAGGCCCGCGCCTTGGCTTCCACTCGGCTGGAAAGTATCCAGCAGTGCATGAGCCAGCCAGGTGTGAAGACTTGTCGTGCGTGGGCCCAAGGGGAGGAGACCTGA
- the FOXR1 gene encoding forkhead box protein R1 isoform X3, which yields MGNELFLAFTTSHLSLAEQKLARYKLRIVKPPKLPLEKKPNPDKDGPDYEPNLWMWVNPNIVYPPGKLEVPGPRKREDLTSTLPLSQPPQKEEDASCSEATGVESLSRSSSKWSPPRKRFAFSPSTWELTEEEEAEDQEDSSSVALPSPHKRAPLQSRRLRQASSQAGRLWSRPPLNYFHLIALALRNSPPCGLNVQQIYSFTRKHFPFFRTAPEGWKNTVRHNLCFRDSFEKVPVSMQGGASTRPRSCLWKLTEEGHRRFAEEARALASTRLESIQQCMSQPGVKTCRAWAQGEET from the exons TTGCCAGGTATAAACTCCGAATTGTTAAGCCACCAAAATTACCCCTAGAGAAAAAACCCAACCCTGATAAGGATG GTCCAGATTATGAACCCAACCTCTGGATGTGGGTAAACCCCAACATCGTGTATCCCCCTGGAAAACTGGAGGTCCCAGGACCTAGGAAGAGGGAGGATCTGACAAGCACACTTCCCTTGTCTCAGCCACCACAGAAGGAGGAAGATGCCAGCTGCTCAGAAGCCACAGGGGTGGAATCACTGTCCCGGTCCTCCAGCAAGTGGTCTCCCCCTCGGAAGCGCTTTGCCTTTTCCCCCAGCACCTGGGAG CTCacagaagaggaggaggctgaggaccAGGAAGACAGCTCCTCTGTGGCTCTCCCATCCCCTCACAAAAGGGCCCCCCTCCAGAGTCGGAGGCTTCGGCAAGCCAGCAGCCAGGCGGGGAGGCTCTGGTCCCGGCCCCCTCTCAATTACTTCCACCTAATTGCCCTGGCATTAAGAAACAGTCCCCCCTGTGGCCTCAACGTGCAACAGATCTACAGTTTCACTCG AAAACACTTCCCCTTTTTCCGGACAGCCCCGGAAGGCTGGAAGAATACTGTCCGTCACAATCTCTGTTTTCGAGACAGCTTTGAGAAAGTGCCTGTCAGCATGCAGGGTGGGGCCAGCACACGGCCTCGATCTTGCCTCTGGAAGTTGACCGAGGAGGGACACCGCCGCTTTGCGGAGGAGGCCCGCGCCTTGGCTTCCACTCGGCTGGAAAGTATCCAGCAGTGCATGAGCCAGCCAGGTGTGAAGACTTGTCGTGCGTGGGCCCAAGGGGAGGAGACCTGA
- the FOXR1 gene encoding forkhead box protein R1 isoform X5: MGNELFLAFTTSHLSLAEQKLARYKLRIVKPPKLPLEKKPNPDKDGPDYEPNLWMWVNPNIVYPPGKLEVPGPRKREDLTSTLPLSQPPQKEEDASCSEATGVESLSRSSSKWSPPRKRFAFSPSTWELTEEEEAEDQEDSSSVALPSPHKRAPLQSRRLRQASSQAGRLWSRPPLNYFHLIALALRNSPPCGLNVQQIYSFTRKHFPFFRTAPEGWKNTVRHNLCFRDSFEKVPVSMQGGASTRPRSCLWKLTEEGHRRFAEEARALASTRLESIQQCMSQPDVMPFLFDL, translated from the exons TTGCCAGGTATAAACTCCGAATTGTTAAGCCACCAAAATTACCCCTAGAGAAAAAACCCAACCCTGATAAGGATG GTCCAGATTATGAACCCAACCTCTGGATGTGGGTAAACCCCAACATCGTGTATCCCCCTGGAAAACTGGAGGTCCCAGGACCTAGGAAGAGGGAGGATCTGACAAGCACACTTCCCTTGTCTCAGCCACCACAGAAGGAGGAAGATGCCAGCTGCTCAGAAGCCACAGGGGTGGAATCACTGTCCCGGTCCTCCAGCAAGTGGTCTCCCCCTCGGAAGCGCTTTGCCTTTTCCCCCAGCACCTGGGAG CTCacagaagaggaggaggctgaggaccAGGAAGACAGCTCCTCTGTGGCTCTCCCATCCCCTCACAAAAGGGCCCCCCTCCAGAGTCGGAGGCTTCGGCAAGCCAGCAGCCAGGCGGGGAGGCTCTGGTCCCGGCCCCCTCTCAATTACTTCCACCTAATTGCCCTGGCATTAAGAAACAGTCCCCCCTGTGGCCTCAACGTGCAACAGATCTACAGTTTCACTCG AAAACACTTCCCCTTTTTCCGGACAGCCCCGGAAGGCTGGAAGAATACTGTCCGTCACAATCTCTGTTTTCGAGACAGCTTTGAGAAAGTGCCTGTCAGCATGCAGGGTGGGGCCAGCACACGGCCTCGATCTTGCCTCTGGAAGTTGACCGAGGAGGGACACCGCCGCTTTGCGGAGGAGGCCCGCGCCTTGGCTTCCACTCGGCTGGAAAGTATCCAGCAGTGCATGAGCCAGCCAG